The genomic DNA CGTCAACCAGTGAAAGCACGTCTGACGTTATCACGTGACGAGAGGTCGATTAAGCGAAGAATCAAGTTCGTGGCAACAACAACAGTGAAAAAGACAGCAGCAACTCTTGCGATGAAAGGATGTAATACTCAACACTACTTCGAAGCTTCATGCCCTAAAAGAGTGGCCGATGTGATATCTTGGCTTGGCATCGATACCTTAGCAAAGAAGTATCAAGTTGCGTACCAATCAGGAATTCACCTAGAAGACCACCTGGATAACCCAGTCGCACAGAACAATAAGGTGAGTGCTTTTAATGACATCTTGCAGGATGCTACTGACGAGAAAAGAAATGCTAGCCACAGAGAAATCAGTTAAGATGCACACATAAACCTATACTTAAATTGAAAAGGTTAAATGAAAGTAGCAATCAGTCTTTTCACTTAAATGTCTATCcttattttttaaaggaaacgtCCCAGATTACCTTTCATTTTTGTGCGCAAGAAAAGGTCGAAAATTTATGCGCAGTATATTCTTGAAAAGCTAATCTAAATGACTTTTTTACTTTCTTGACGAGTTTTTGGTTTCATCTGCTCTCTGAGCTTTATAATTCGCGCCCGTTTTATGTGAGAGATATTGATGTATTAAATACTTCATGATTTCTTCACGTCAGGTCCCGCCGGAACTCAAGAGCTCAGACAACGATTCAAAAAGCAGCCTCAAAAACAGTGTTGCACAGTGCCTTACTGAAGTACATGAGATATCTCGATTGCTTGACGAAAAGTCATCTCCAGTTCAAGATGATGACAATGTAAGTCTGGGTCTTATTGAAGATGATAAAGGATTCACAGATACTGGATCTCAAACTCAGACAGGCCAGGAACACATTCCTAAAGAAGATAAGGATGTAAGTTTAGTGGACCTAGATGGAGGACATTCTACTTTTCTCCGAGGTCAGTTATACCAGGATCCTATCTCTGAAAACTCGCACCAATCAGAAACAACACCGGAGAATGGTCCCAAAAGCCACTGTCCAGCTTTGACGGCTCCCTGTTGTGCCCCAATTGAGTCGAGCCCAATAAAGCATGAAGAAAATTCCACGCAAAGAGTAGAAGACAGCGATGAAACCTGGATGGGAAGGCTTTTGTTTGAAAGTGATAGAGAATCGAGACGCTCATTTATGGCTGACCTTCAGGGAAgtttgaacaaaagaaaatcggAATTTAAAGAGAGTTCCTTTAACTTTGAACAAAGTGGTGATGGAGTGTCGATCAAGTCAAATGGGCCATACAAAAGTTGTATGTTCAGTCTAAAAGAAAGCCAAAACACCAATGACGGTATTGTCAATTTTCTTGGGATTCCATACTTTGGACATCAAGCTAAAGAAGAAAACCGAAGTTCCAAGTTCTACGTGGCAAGGGAGTGTATCTCCTTCGAAGCAAATGAAGTAGCAGAAATCGATGAAGGCGCTCCGATGGTACTTAAACTTATTAAAGATCCAGAATCGCCAGCCCCATCTATAAGTAATGCACAAGACCCCTCTAGTCTTGAAATACTATCAAAAAGTAAGCGTCTGAAGGACGGACACATTTCTTTAGAAGATGAAGAATCAAGAGTCAttaatggaaattttaaagctATCGATGAGAACGAAACCACAAGAAGCCAAAGACAATCAGTCAATTACTTGGTTTTAGAACACACTGACGTTGTGGATGGACCCTTGAAGTCATTCGATTTTGAACGAGAGAGTTCCAACAGACAAGAAAGGTTTGGGAAGCATTACTTGCCTAGCTCCTCAAGAGCATCCCCAGTCATGAAGCTAGTTTACCATGACGCTTCTTTTCGATACCCTTACCAAGATGACGGTACCTTCAGTAATTTGAGGCTTCCAAACGTTCAAGCTGAGGAACGAAGCCAAGAATCGACGCATACCTTGGACACCGATCCTAGCTCAAATGACTGCGAGGCTCAAAGAAAACAACTTGAGAGAGATTGGCTATCGGGAGCTCATTCCTTTATCAATTCACAAGACTCTTCAAATTCAGAAGAACAACTAAAATCTAAGCTGCTGGAAAACGAAAACAGTAACTCATCTGAAAGGTCTCCAGAAAATGATTTCCCCATTCACTCGAATAATGATTTTCAAGACTCTGATAAGAATGAAACTGCTGAAACTTTTATAACAAAGGCAAGCGAAATCCGTGTGTATGAAAAATCGATAGGTGCATTCgatttttctagaaaaacacaTGAAAACTATACGGAAGCCACTACGATGGCCTATGAACCGGAACCTAAATTTGAGGATATCTTAGAAGCTCATCAAAGCCATCCACGTATGAGATCCTCAGACAGCTTTCAAGCAAAACGCATACAACTCAGTTCTTTTgaggaaacaagaagaaaaacgaTTCCCAATCTCACTGAAGGGGAAAGGAGACCTGATACATGCAATGATCATGGGGGAGCAAGGCCAAAACGAAAATTAAATGCCACGGGGAAAGGTATGATTATACCCACAAAGACCAATTCAAAGTCATATCCTATTTTTGTAGCGCGTCACATTAACGATGATAGCAATCCGGATTTCTCTATCAATGCTGATAACTGTTATCATGCTTCAGTTGAAGGTCATCAGCAGGACGATCACAACCAATATTTCCTTTTATCTAAAGATCATGGAAGTTTCTCCTTCGCAGAAAAAGATGATTCTTGCGAAGACGGATATTGTCAATCATGCCTTGTCTCTGATGAAGGTAGGATAAGTTGCCCTCAGAGAGACctctttgtgaaaaaaaaccgTTTCATTCCTCAGTTATCGCCTCTGACTCAGACAGAACGCCCTGGTTTGCCATCTCGTGTGTGTGATGAAGATTTGTCGCCGGTGCTAAGGCGACATTGTGTTGACGAAGGGGAACCTGTAATTTCTGAGCCCAAGTCATTATTTAACAGCCCTTATTCACGAGAGGCTGTAAATGGTGTGAAATCGACGGTAAACAAATATGACAGCAGTACGAAAAACATTGACTGTGGACTTGCCCAAATTTCCACTAGTGCTGAGGACGAGGTTTCATTTATAGAGCATTCTTCGGGTTCTCTTCTTGGATCTTTGCAAAAAATAATGGCCCAAACTGTCCAGCTTGTTGCGTCAAGCGTCACTCCCGCAAACAAGGCTCAACGCAGACTCCAGTCAGTCGAAAAGGTGGGCATACAAGAAAATGCAAGAGATTTTAGAGAACAAGAGGTATCCAATCCATCACCTATCAACGAATCAAGTAATCAAGAGGTCTTTACGCAAGTCAATGAGTCCACTTTAGGAGCTGATCGTGAGCAACAATCCATAGCCACACCTGTACAGGAGACTCCACGCCCTGTTTGCAGTCATTATCAACGCCGATGCTTGGTCCGGTTTCCCTGCTGTGGAAAGTTCTTCCCTTGCCATCGTTGCCACAACGAGTCTGATTGTACTGAGGATCAGGCAAGAGCAATCAATGCCACACATATACGCTGTACTATCTGCTACAACGAACAAGTGGTGAGATTTTATATGAGAACAGAATATAAGTTTTCCTCTCTCGCTTTTTCTGAGACGAGACATACAGCAACATCGCAAAGTCCTTACAGATGCTGTCAAATGGTCATGTTAATAGAAATATTAGAAATTGACTGCTGGAGTGATTTTCTATCTCTTATTTGTATGACATTCTCCATGCATTTCAGATCGATGAAAATAGCCAGAGGTGCGGCTCCTGCAACTCGAAAATGTCTGAATATTTCTGTGCAACATGTAAACACTTCACGTCGGTTGACAAGAATCCTTTCCATTGCACGAAGTGTGGGATCTGCAGGTTAGATATTATTCCCCGGCCATGTTCAATTACTTCAGAATGTTTCAATACATTATGAATTTAGCCTTGAAATAGTTCGAGATCTTTTACATAGTCTTAAGAAGTAAGAGCTTTTGTCGGCCTCGAACGCACTAACCTCCTACACAAGCTTCTGTCTTTTAGATACAGTCTTTGACgaagaattttcctttcttagTGCAAGCGAATAACTATGTTGAGGCAATTTGAAGGGGAAACCTGAACAATTGCCGGGGAACGATTATTTGCTTTGCCGCAGTTTCCATCTGGTATAGAGGGAGTAGCATTAACCTAGTGAGTGTAGTTGTTCTGGTGAGGGTAGGTTTCCTATTCattacagaacaaaaaaactttttgaaggCAATTTGAAGGGGAAACCTGAACAATTGCCGGGGAAGGATTATTTGCTTTGCCGCAGTTTCCATCTGGTATAGAGGGAGTAGCATTAACCTAGTGAGTGTAGTTGTTCTGGTGAGGGTAGGTTTCCTATTCattacagaacaaaaaaactttttttttctgcattacTTCTTATTTATTTGAATAGAATCCATAGCGACAGATCCTTCCACTGTGATGTTTGTAACGTATGCCTGGACAAACGTCTTGAAGGAAAACATAAGTGCAGACCTGATTCGGGACACGATGAATGCTGCATTTGTCTGGAGGTGAAGTCTCTCTGTTTATGGCGTGAACAAACATATTCGTGATCACATGTGCTCAAACGATTTTTTGTTATGCGATatgttttcatttactttttatttattttttttctttataacttCTTCCTACTGCTTAAGGAGATCgtaattctttaaatttatcttCTCGTCAATCTTTTAACGCCCGAAAGgatttgaaaaaatatctttaaattgaaattatgaTCTTTTTTTTACGTTGTTTACAGGATGCCTTCAGTGGCTGTCAAATTCTACCCTGCTCTCACAAGGTTCACAAAGACTGTGCAATTGCAATGATACAAAATGGGGTGTAAGTACACTTTTTGAAACGTCTTGTATTCATTGAACACCTCCTGGGTATCCCAGGGCAGATCCTATCACTTGGTGCCATTGGCCTGGAAAGTTACTGCGAAAATAACTTAACAATGCAGAGGTTGAaaagccaatttttttgtttcaatatttgcATGATTTATAGTCAAGTTTATGGGAAAGGGGAGCCACTTAATTTTCCTTCCAAACTGCTTCACTggtacaattttaaaaatcgtATCTGCAAGGCacctttgttgttgtttaaacAACCTAAAATATATGAAGAATAGAAGCATCGTAGTTCGTAGTGTATTCTACAAGTGCATATGATTGACTTTGGATCCTTCGTACTAACTTTGGATCTATACTTATGACTTTGGACTCGTGTTTGAAACTTCTACACCAGTGCTTAAAATACATCTTACTCTCAATTAGAATAGCACTTACTGGCCACCATAGATGGCTggttttttccttgaaaatgaatttgatcCTTTGTTTGGTAGTAACCTCtgtaatgtatttttttttcgcagcCGAACGTGCCCGATATGCCGACATCCGTTGTTCGGCCAACTTCAAACTAGTCCTCagtaacaattaaaaaaaaaaaaatgatagtgCAAATTGAAATAACTATACTCAAAAAATAGATCACGAAGATAATGAACGTCTCACTCATgcagaaattttgaaatcaaagatCGATTTGTGACTTGATTTTTAATGCTAACTTGTCCAAACTGGTGCCATGGATGGAATTTTGTAGTAACTAAGATTGCTACCATAtcaatatattttgtttttgaacttcGATGGCTGTTGCTGCGCGGGACACAACAAATGACACATTTCTAAACCGGCtagacataattttttttttcactaagaAATGCACCCGCATGACAGAAGagacaagaaaaacattaaaaactagaaaaaaacaaacaaacgaaaaacacaGGCAAACGtataaacaaaaacgaaaacaaaaacatacaaaaaactAACAATCAAGAAACTATGCAAATGATAGTGAAAAACAAATGTaccaagacaaaaacaaacaaacaaaggaatcTACAAACAAACAtactaacaaaaataaaacaaatacgaAAACCGAGGGAGAGGGACACACCCTTTACAATGAGGAAGGTTCCCTTTGTTATCGTTCATtgatataaaaataattgtcatCGATTTCGAGTAAATGGTAAGAATTTATAACTGAGGACTCACCTGCACTGGATGTGAAAGAATACACCCGCTGGAATGTAATACTGGTAAGTTCTCCTGTATCTTGCATTGGAAATTTAACCAGTTGAAATATTCCCCTTTTCTTTGGAGCCAAACATATCATTAGTAAGGATTGAATCGGTTGGCTAGACTCATAAATACAAAGGAATACAGTTCtctgttaattattattatctgCGAGCGATTAGATTATGGTATACTGTAGAGTAAATGTCTTTGGGTCTTTAGAATTTACAGATTGGGAAGAAGTGTAACTGGCTAGAAGATCTAACCAATGTTAATCCTTTAGGGTTCACGATATACGGGTAGAAAAGTAAAGCAAATTCCAGAATAAAGCTGCAACTGGCAAAGAGTGACATATCTAGGTAGATTGTGTTTGGTCAGTTTCTGTCCCAGACAGAGTAATTTGCAATGGCGATCTCAGGTGTGGAACCTTCGCTCAGCTTTTCAGGTCGATATTTCCTCTTAAGACCTGCGTTTATTTTCCACGTttcttttgaataataaattggTTCATTACCCGCTAATCAGGATTTTTATCAATCGGCTTTCTCTTATGATTATGAAAATAGTAACATCTAAATGCTtactttaattaaaaaaaactgttggaAACAAATTATTCAGAATATAAATCATTACGTCATTTGAAACTATgacatttggtttttttatgtAGACTTTTCTACGCTTTCTTCACTGTCTTACACTGTACTTATCtttcgtggttttttttttgcaggtcTCAAGGAGAAGGAATGGGTTCTGTAatcgtctttttttctttggaagaaATCTCTTGATTCACTGTTTAATATGTTTAACAAATGGAATGCTTTACATGATAAAGAGAGGTCTGCTActtattttgtcttcatttttcaAGTATGGAGTATGGAGTAAGAGAGACCACCAAAAGAGGGCATCGAAGGCATTAGCATTAGAGAGGCATCTCGTAGAAAATCCTTTTATCCTTCTATAAAGAGACGCAAATATATCGCCGATATTCGCCTCACTTTCCCGGTCACTGATTTTCTAAGACATTCCGAAATTAACCTGGTAGTGTGGGGCTGTTACCATTAAACTAAACCAAATTAAATCACAAGGGTGCAGCCGGTGCTTAAATGCAAAACTTGACGCAATTGGATATCCTTATCCTCCTTTCAGCGCAGACAATAATTGGTTCATATAATCTTGATGTCTGTAACCATATGTACTCTGTCTTCtatttttctccaaatttcATTTACCCATTTTTATTGAGTGCACTTATTGTACTTACATAGTAAGCTCTTTATTTCAACTAccataaaaatatataaacagcaaaaaaattatgtatcTAATTGGCAATCCagcttttttacaaattaaagaTATTTCGGGCTGTCATTTACccttcatttaaatttttttataatattgaGACTATTGTAACTGTAGGTAGGggataaataattaaaagtgaCTTGTTGTAGTCTATGTAGCAATTTCCATGCCAAAGTAGTATAGATGATGAAAAATTGTagttgatttaatttttttcaacaataaagCGTGATCGTTAAGAAGATACAAAAAACTTTATAAACCTCCTACATCGACAAACGAAGAACAATACCAACGAAGATGTTGATAAAAATCACAATTTTAGTCTTTTATCTTGTTATTGCATGTTTGCCTCTCAGTAGTAGGGAAACGATAATTTTCCAGATTGGTGATTTCGTGGTACCGCTCAGCAAACCTAAATAACACGATCGCACcgtttttcaaaacttaaaagGAAATACGGAGGTAAATGGCCagatcatttaaccctttacaccctaacatcagtatacatattctccttactgttctccatacatttcctaatgtgctggcaaggagaatttgtttaacaatcaagaggttcttcagttggttatcatctcctttattctcatgaccttaatgtttgattcaggggtgatattgaaaagagaaattagatgttagtcactctctGGGATTATAGGGTTACTGAATGACATGAGGAACTCAGAGCGCGAGCAATCCACGAAAGGATTAGTGGTAACTCTTTTTACTCCAAATAAGCCTATATTCGTCATCGAATAGTACGAATGGTCCAAATACCCATCGCAACAAAACAGTGATAACAGAGTGACACCCGTCACACTGTTATCACAAATGCCTTGTCAAAGGAGAGAATTGAACTTTTGATCATTGTCTGACTTGTTTTTCGCTTTATTCGCTTTTTCACATTAGCCAGGGCGTCTCAAATCCAAATTTATAACATTTACAGTCGGAGAGGAGAGGTACGATGGTACAATTCTAAGATTTCAAAGGTGGCTATCTAAGGAAAAATGAATAGCCGATGATCATTACCCTTTCCGAGGAAAAATCCTTTTCGTTTGAGTTTGTTCAAAATGGACAGGTGTAACAGCTCCTACCAGAGTGGCTTGAAGGCTGAATGAGTGCAAAtatcttttctttgaaatcgTATAGCtgttaaaaatacttttttttctataatcTTTTGTTTACCTCGTGGGAAGTCTGGCGTCTTGGCGCTAGAAAGTTAACAAAGAGTTTATAGAACAAATGCCAAACCACAAACTAAAGAACTTGATCAGTTATGGTTGGGTGAACTTTTTAATGACTATTAGAGTCGGTTTTTATCTCCGCAATTCTTAACCATTCCcgttcttttgaatttttttcaactctcttgtttgtttgcttcgtcttttttaacttttaatttactAAAACTAAGCTATTTTTTGCAGACTTAAATTGTATGCACCCATCAAGTGTTACGTCGTGGCAGGTCGCGCCGCAGGCAATAAAACGTCGGCTTTTTTCTAGAAAGTCTTTTACCTGTGCTGAAGGTATAAACAGGAGCGGTCTCGTttctaaaagggaaaaaaatcatgCTAACTTTTACAAGAGTGCGACACTCTGGAAGGTTCAATAAAACTTTTATTAATCCTAGCATCACTTGTATTGTGGGACAGCCACCGTTTAGGACTCACTTAGCCAATGATGTTAAAATTGCTACGTAAACCAAGTCTGATCGCTTGAATTGTCATATAATCTGAATATTTTGCGACACATTGCTTATTGAAAATGGTGCCAACAATTATCGCGTGACATTAAATCAGTTTCGATGGGCTACGTCCAATCattttgcaattattttcaTACTCTTCCTTCTCACCACGCCTCTTTGGCCAACATGGCCTGATATATTGGCATTATCAAGTACATTGAGTGTGTTTTTTAATGGAACGCGGACacttaacaaaaaaacacttgcATCCAGCCAAATTATTTGGGCCTAAGTTATTCAAATTCGCTGTATTTTCCACGGAAATTCAAAACGTTCAGAGACTTTTTCAAAAAGGAAGCAATACCGTTCGAAAAATCCAATAATGTTTTCATGAGAGTTATTTAAACATCACGGATATCTACTTAATGATGAGTGCAAGACAGTTTCGTTCCTGAAATACGGTAGCGTGTTGCAAACAACTGGCAGATTCTTGCGACTTTCATCCAGTAAGTATTATTAATCAATTCTTAAATGAATATGTACTCTGTCTGTCTCCAGCTCGGGTCTCCCTCTTTTGGAAATATGTCATAAAGTCCTGGAGTTAAATCCTAAAGCAAAGTTGGATTGGGATTTCAACTGTTGTCGTTCGCTTCGTCTGAGCTTCGTTGCAGTTTTAAGTGTTCGTCTTTTGCGAAGCGCTATCGCCCTTCTTTCGGTAAAATGCCTGTTTTGAATTACACTTAAAAGGGTTGCAAGATTTTGGCGTTCACATATTCAAATTGCCACGACTGGGAAACTTTTATCATCATAATTACTTATAATTAGTTATAACTTCATGACTATATTATCCATGTTTATGTTTAACTTTATTGAACGGAACCGTACCtctcaaaaacaagaaaatcgCGACGAGTTAATTACTCCCACGCCTCTTATAATTCaggaagggggtgggggggacTATTGGCCTTACTCTCTTTATTGACGACGCCTTTGTGGTCAAAGTGGCCAGATATTGGCATCGATATTTTAAAGGAGCTTTTTGTTTATGACTAGCGACTTACTCAGGAAAAAAATACCGGCCAATATCATAAATATCCACCAAATTATTGCCTTTAGAGATTCTTAGCAAAATTGCGCGTTTTATTAAAGAATATCCAATTTACTCAGGGGGTTTTTCGATTTGCATGTTATATAGCTGGAAGTATCAAAATGTTTCTCCATTTCTCTACCGAGCTCTATTactttaccgagctcaaaacttaccatctctcctcttctatttacaaacaCGACGCTATCGATCtgagcagtatgcaggacgccTGACTTGTCATAggaacttcgtaatagacctcgctccCCGCACAGTCTCTATAgttcagtggtagagcattggagcgcggaatccgaaggtctgaggttcgattcctcatggggactcagaactttttctttgtcccacgctcgtgacaagacgtAAAACATCTTTGTCAAACAGAATATTATTTGACGCTTAAAACGACAGTACAACACTTTGGAGAACGAATCAATCATCACTACTCACAAATAAAACATCTATCTAAATCAGGCATCTAAGCTAATTTAACTTTGTCATCTGTATTCAGGGAAGCACGGGCTTAAAGGCCCTTGTTTGTTCGTTAACTGTAGATAAATGTTCAAAGGTCGGGGAAACGATATAAAATTTTTCAGGGACTTTCTGAATTCTGAAATCTTCGTATACGCGCATGCAAATTACAAGTACATAATACAATCATTCTATCAGATAACCAATTCAAGCAGTAGATATGTTCCAGGTTATGCCAAGTCTGCAGGTTTCGAAGTCTCGTTCGCGAAAAACTTTCAATAGCTTAAGAGCGACGTTCTGAGGTTGAATGCCAATAACTATTCAAGGTTCTTTCAATATTAATGTTTCAAAGGTTTAATTATGCAATTCAGCGAGCTAACCAAACAAAAGTGATCCTATGAATTCGGAGGGAAACGTTGCCGTGCAAGACTATCAAGAAAGGTTCGAAGCAGAATGATAAAATTGATAACTGAAGTTTTCAGTTTCGCAAAAGCTCCTACCAAGGTGCTTTCAAGGCACTTTCACTTTCGAAATGACATCTGGCTGTAAAATAAGCAAACTGAAGTAAACAGATCACGTTATGCAAAACATGGCCAAAGCCCCCTGGCGGTGATTGATTGCGTCTCAGCATTGAAATTTCTACGTGTCATGATGTCATGAATAGAACTTTCCACGGACGGGGTTTTCCC from Pocillopora verrucosa isolate sample1 chromosome 10, ASM3666991v2, whole genome shotgun sequence includes the following:
- the LOC131771328 gene encoding uncharacterized protein, which codes for MNRLQSKDVYLAKENCKVIDKIVLALDRAINYHQSDQIADARNALRSLFVVLLNIQLQDLEVPNEDGRLWEVLAWGKELFLEGGVSCSIKHGTLLLDSSYAGQKYLQEKIRSSPINQVSSPNDSSIRVEEFYLSVLNVLGAFALLISELEIAHETFELLVDFHHQLASSNSPLQDLGAAYNNKGCISLVKGDFRSATEEFKKSLSYVESRKLRQLERSSTDTKSVAVYSNISRLHLISRNFNEALELQEQLKNDCEAREINELPFQTSFMMMSNRAVLYTSFGNFDEAEKALKYLKSYCHRTEREDCNHLLNFVRLHLCEVLLLQGKIREAEEEFSLEKLSSTSFTNVVDMFGGLYMNVRIEAFEKLVEVFIRRGKIQIALNLLEKTVEIIKTSYGSDHLDLASLLFKQGSILSLTGNLTSAAGKFKSSADILEMMFGQRNPLLIKCYMSLGELKSRLKHKEESHLYFQRAVESLEVLYHVSFVNELSITYMEITKNPKKSPRSEVSEMMIEGLVAEHGQALAVLLQENNPHLRGSRTGKKLLSGERLGSECFASKVMVSQKCAVDFLQTGQKLLRQGKKEEAAAFFEQAGAHCEEHRSKQGHSNAELIRMHSLLLKKHSGELTADRDVNNTLKEFSKEIEENEKRSNVNQTTRDATNTEFDHQFNLQLFVIFLIMMSIELKEIDTTFAAYDLYTKLSPNENEFHFLLNDGIQVFASKTLVTCNGETAFQDILVSSAIGPKESIAECPTPEEQVFRSLSYKTNTSSNGFLVTCSSPVILDIDELLVLKRSISLAVNECFQLKCFESEHEDGGTRVIVDLTLTAAYGHCSIMSYGSRIELLPLCLMEDFQVGISQEQSIFEIQTSTWQEVKCMIFADEQTSSYMFKTTVLNLLQECRSDKTLTLAVQSHSISIAIRQPVKARLTLSRDERSIKRRIKFVATTTVKKTAATLAMKGCNTQHYFEASCPKRVADVISWLGIDTLAKKYQVAYQSGIHLEDHLDNPVAQNNKVPPELKSSDNDSKSSLKNSVAQCLTEVHEISRLLDEKSSPVQDDDNVSLGLIEDDKGFTDTGSQTQTGQEHIPKEDKDVSLVDLDGGHSTFLRGQLYQDPISENSHQSETTPENGPKSHCPALTAPCCAPIESSPIKHEENSTQRVEDSDETWMGRLLFESDRESRRSFMADLQGSLNKRKSEFKESSFNFEQSGDGVSIKSNGPYKSCMFSLKESQNTNDGIVNFLGIPYFGHQAKEENRSSKFYVARECISFEANEVAEIDEGAPMVLKLIKDPESPAPSISNAQDPSSLEILSKSKRLKDGHISLEDEESRVINGNFKAIDENETTRSQRQSVNYLVLEHTDVVDGPLKSFDFERESSNRQERFGKHYLPSSSRASPVMKLVYHDASFRYPYQDDGTFSNLRLPNVQAEERSQESTHTLDTDPSSNDCEAQRKQLERDWLSGAHSFINSQDSSNSEEQLKSKLLENENSNSSERSPENDFPIHSNNDFQDSDKNETAETFITKASEIRVYEKSIGAFDFSRKTHENYTEATTMAYEPEPKFEDILEAHQSHPRMRSSDSFQAKRIQLSSFEETRRKTIPNLTEGERRPDTCNDHGGARPKRKLNATGKGMIIPTKTNSKSYPIFVARHINDDSNPDFSINADNCYHASVEGHQQDDHNQYFLLSKDHGSFSFAEKDDSCEDGYCQSCLVSDEGRISCPQRDLFVKKNRFIPQLSPLTQTERPGLPSRVCDEDLSPVLRRHCVDEGEPVISEPKSLFNSPYSREAVNGVKSTVNKYDSSTKNIDCGLAQISTSAEDEVSFIEHSSGSLLGSLQKIMAQTVQLVASSVTPANKAQRRLQSVEKVGIQENARDFREQEVSNPSPINESSNQEVFTQVNESTLGADREQQSIATPVQETPRPVCSHYQRRCLVRFPCCGKFFPCHRCHNESDCTEDQARAINATHIRCTICYNEQVIDENSQRCGSCNSKMSEYFCATCKHFTSVDKNPFHCTKCGICRIHSDRSFHCDVCNVCLDKRLEGKHKCRPDSGHDECCICLEDAFSGCQILPCSHKVHKDCAIAMIQNGVRTCPICRHPLFGQLQTSPQ